In Rhizobium sp. ZPR4, a genomic segment contains:
- the ychF gene encoding redox-regulated ATPase YchF: MGFKCGIVGLPNVGKSTLFNALTKTAAAQAANYPFCTIEPNTGEVAVPDPRMRKLADVAKSKELIPTRISFVDIAGLVRGASKGEGLGNQFLANIREVDAIVHVLRCFEDSDITHVEGRINPVADAETIETELMLADLESLERRTEQTRKRATGKDKESMAMLPIMDASLALLQEGKPVRTLLSKLDAEETRILKSLNLLTSHPVLYVCNVAEGDAATGNEHTAAVAAMAKEQNSEVVIISAAIEAEVAQLPDEEATEFLSALGLDEAGLDRLIRAGYKLLHLITYFTVGPKETRAWTIEQGTKAPQAAGVIHSDFERGFIRANTITYDDYIAYNGETGAKEAGKARDEGKEYVVQDGDVIHFRFNT; encoded by the coding sequence ATGGGTTTCAAATGCGGTATCGTCGGGCTGCCGAATGTCGGCAAGTCCACTCTGTTCAACGCGCTGACCAAGACGGCGGCAGCACAGGCGGCCAACTATCCGTTCTGCACGATCGAGCCGAACACGGGTGAAGTCGCCGTTCCCGATCCGCGCATGCGCAAGCTTGCCGACGTCGCCAAGTCGAAGGAACTGATCCCGACGCGTATCTCCTTCGTCGATATCGCCGGCCTCGTGCGCGGCGCATCGAAGGGCGAAGGCCTCGGCAACCAGTTCCTCGCCAATATCCGCGAAGTCGATGCCATCGTGCATGTTCTGCGCTGCTTCGAAGACAGCGACATCACCCACGTTGAAGGCCGTATCAATCCGGTCGCCGATGCCGAGACGATCGAGACCGAGCTGATGCTCGCCGACCTCGAGAGCCTCGAGCGCCGCACCGAGCAGACGCGCAAGCGCGCCACCGGCAAGGACAAGGAATCCATGGCGATGCTGCCGATCATGGATGCGTCGCTCGCATTGCTGCAGGAAGGCAAGCCGGTCCGCACGCTGCTGTCGAAGCTGGATGCCGAGGAAACTCGTATCCTGAAGAGCCTGAACCTTCTGACCTCGCACCCCGTGCTCTATGTCTGCAACGTCGCCGAGGGCGATGCGGCGACGGGCAACGAGCACACGGCGGCTGTTGCCGCCATGGCCAAGGAGCAGAACTCGGAAGTCGTCATCATCTCCGCCGCCATCGAGGCGGAAGTGGCGCAGCTGCCGGACGAAGAGGCGACGGAATTCCTCTCCGCGCTCGGCCTCGACGAAGCCGGCCTCGACCGCCTGATCCGCGCCGGCTACAAGCTGCTTCACCTCATCACCTACTTCACCGTGGGACCGAAGGAAACGCGCGCCTGGACGATCGAGCAAGGCACCAAGGCACCGCAGGCCGCCGGCGTCATCCATTCGGATTTCGAGCGCGGCTTCATCCGCGCCAACACCATCACCTATGACGATTACATCGCCTACAACGGCGAAACCGGCGCCAAGGAAGCCGGCAAGGCCCGCGACGAAGGCAAGGAATATGTCGTCCAGGACGGCGACGTCATTCACTTCCGCTTCAACACCTGA
- a CDS encoding MaoC family dehydratase: MTKLVYEDFQLGREFALGPKHMTAAEIIEFASEFDPQPMHLDEEAGRASILGGLAASGWHTSAVFMRMMCDSYILAADAQGAPGIDFMEWKKPVLAGDTLSGRSIVVEARPMRSRPGIGIVKFHHEVENQRGELVCLGENATMIRMRAGAEVSA; this comes from the coding sequence ATGACGAAACTCGTCTACGAAGACTTCCAGCTGGGACGAGAATTTGCGCTCGGCCCCAAGCATATGACGGCGGCGGAGATCATTGAATTCGCCAGCGAATTCGATCCGCAACCGATGCATCTGGACGAGGAAGCCGGCCGCGCCAGCATTCTCGGCGGCCTTGCCGCTTCCGGCTGGCATACGTCGGCAGTGTTCATGCGCATGATGTGCGATTCCTACATCCTCGCCGCCGATGCGCAGGGCGCGCCGGGCATCGACTTCATGGAATGGAAGAAGCCTGTTCTGGCTGGGGATACCCTGTCGGGCCGATCCATCGTGGTCGAGGCTCGCCCCATGCGCTCCCGCCCCGGCATCGGCATCGTCAAATTCCATCATGAGGTCGAGAACCAGCGCGGCGAACTCGTCTGCCTTGGGGAAAACGCGACCATGATCCGCATGCGCGCCGGCGCGGAGGTTTCGGCATGA
- the clpS gene encoding ATP-dependent Clp protease adapter ClpS, whose amino-acid sequence MSDNDVVLKPKPKTKPKVERPKLYKIILVNDDYTPREFVIMVLKAVFRMSEETGYRVMMTAHKLGTCVVMVCARDVAETKAQEAVDLAKSAGFPLMFTTEPEE is encoded by the coding sequence ATGAGTGACAATGATGTTGTCCTGAAACCAAAGCCTAAAACCAAGCCGAAGGTCGAAAGGCCGAAGCTCTACAAGATCATTCTCGTGAATGATGATTACACGCCGCGGGAATTCGTCATCATGGTGCTGAAGGCTGTCTTCCGCATGAGCGAGGAGACCGGCTATCGCGTCATGATGACGGCACACAAGCTCGGAACCTGCGTCGTCATGGTCTGCGCGCGCGACGTTGCCGAGACGAAGGCGCAGGAGGCGGTCGATCTTGCCAAGAGCGCCGGTTTCCCGCTGATGTTCACGACCGAGCCCGAGGAATAG
- the pth gene encoding aminoacyl-tRNA hydrolase: MLLIAGLGNPGAKYQGNRHNIGFMAVDAIYRRNSFSPWSKKFKAEIAEGELGGQKVLLIKPQTFMNLSGESVGEAMRFYKLQPSDLVVIYDELDLPAGKARLKTGGGHGGHNGIKSIDAHCGKEYRRLRLGISHPGAKELVHNHVLGDFAKVDQSWLEPLFDALADNADMLVRGEDSQLMNKIALALGGKAEDDAPKPEKKAPAKSHIHQARTHSQPKIPETGPMAEMLKRMFGKKDN, translated from the coding sequence ATGCTTCTCATCGCGGGCCTCGGCAATCCCGGCGCCAAATATCAGGGCAACCGTCACAATATCGGCTTCATGGCTGTGGACGCGATCTACCGCCGCAACAGCTTTTCGCCGTGGTCGAAAAAGTTCAAGGCGGAGATTGCGGAAGGCGAGCTTGGCGGACAGAAGGTGCTGCTCATCAAGCCGCAGACCTTCATGAACCTCTCGGGCGAATCCGTCGGCGAAGCCATGCGCTTCTACAAGCTCCAGCCGTCCGATCTGGTTGTCATTTATGACGAGCTCGACCTACCGGCCGGCAAGGCGCGGCTGAAGACTGGCGGCGGTCATGGCGGCCATAACGGCATCAAGTCGATCGACGCCCATTGCGGCAAGGAATACCGCCGACTGCGTCTCGGCATCAGCCATCCCGGCGCCAAGGAGCTCGTGCACAATCACGTTCTCGGCGATTTCGCCAAGGTGGATCAAAGCTGGCTGGAACCGTTGTTCGATGCGCTCGCCGACAATGCCGACATGCTGGTGCGCGGCGAGGATTCACAGCTGATGAACAAGATCGCGCTTGCCCTGGGCGGCAAGGCGGAGGATGACGCTCCGAAGCCGGAGAAGAAGGCGCCGGCCAAATCCCATATTCATCAGGCGCGCACCCACAGCCAGCCGAAGATCCCGGAAACCGGCCCCATGGCGGAAATGCTGAAGAGGATGTTCGGCAAGAAGGACAATTGA
- a CDS encoding GNAT family N-acetyltransferase produces the protein MPNAPVDTAADIVIRPVASADLPTLLALYQHLNAEDPMLELQLAEHRFADILAHPGMTIFAAFDGEKAVSSVTLIVIPNLTRGGMPYALIENVVTRADYRQRGLAGKVIRTAVASAWEKNCYKAMLLTGSKDPATLRFYANCGFTQDKTGFQIRRHA, from the coding sequence ATGCCGAACGCACCTGTCGACACCGCCGCAGATATCGTCATACGCCCGGTCGCGAGCGCCGACCTGCCGACACTCCTTGCGCTCTACCAGCACCTGAACGCCGAAGATCCCATGCTGGAACTGCAGCTGGCCGAGCACCGCTTTGCTGATATCCTTGCCCATCCCGGCATGACGATCTTTGCGGCCTTCGATGGCGAAAAAGCCGTCTCCTCCGTGACACTGATCGTCATCCCCAATCTCACGCGCGGCGGCATGCCCTATGCGCTGATCGAGAATGTGGTGACACGCGCCGATTACCGTCAGCGCGGCCTCGCCGGCAAGGTCATCCGTACAGCCGTAGCCAGCGCCTGGGAGAAGAACTGTTACAAGGCGATGCTGCTGACCGGATCGAAGGACCCGGCGACGCTGCGCTTTTACGCCAATTGCGGATTTACCCAGGACAAGACCGGCTTCCAGATTCGCCGCCATGCCTAG
- a CDS encoding MaoC family dehydratase, with product MKMSDLYAIGERFEIGSHTFTPEGIVHFASRFDPQIFHMDAEAAKHSLFGGLCASGWHSCSMWMRNFVDFWKSETARLTAEGKTPPSLGPSPGFTKLQWLRPVFAGDTITYGVAILGSRPLASRPGWTLYTLACDGVNQDGLLALRFESTVLAFE from the coding sequence ATGAAGATGAGCGACCTCTATGCCATCGGGGAACGCTTCGAGATCGGCAGCCATACGTTCACGCCGGAAGGCATCGTCCATTTCGCCTCGCGCTTCGATCCGCAGATTTTCCATATGGATGCGGAAGCAGCCAAGCACTCCTTGTTCGGCGGCCTGTGCGCCTCCGGCTGGCATAGCTGCTCCATGTGGATGCGCAACTTCGTCGATTTCTGGAAATCCGAAACGGCCCGGCTGACCGCCGAAGGCAAGACGCCGCCCAGTCTGGGCCCTTCGCCCGGCTTCACAAAGCTGCAATGGCTGCGGCCGGTCTTTGCCGGCGATACGATCACCTATGGCGTGGCGATCCTCGGCAGCCGCCCGCTGGCCTCTCGCCCCGGCTGGACGCTCTACACGCTCGCCTGCGACGGGGTGAACCAGGATGGCCTTCTGGCTTTGCGCTTCGAAAGCACTGTGCTGGCCTTTGAATAG